In the Leptotrichia trevisanii DSM 22070 genome, one interval contains:
- a CDS encoding phage neck terminator protein, translated as MKNEVLRKLLASFVDFQVIRDNYVAKKPTECAVMHTISLNKSAYSAYRTVEITDTQIKEKALRLVIAYLQFDFYAPTQSRAEEMASELLEVIVFKKRHDLIRNGFGLSDDDIEIKDLTFLEGSQYIYRFSFDVEMNWRESSERTRELIKDVEVRTEVNNG; from the coding sequence ATTTCCAAGTTATTCGTGATAACTATGTAGCTAAAAAGCCAACAGAATGCGCTGTTATGCATACAATAAGTCTTAATAAGTCGGCATACAGTGCATATAGAACTGTTGAAATAACAGATACGCAAATCAAGGAAAAGGCTTTGAGATTAGTTATTGCTTATTTGCAATTTGATTTTTATGCACCAACACAGTCAAGAGCAGAAGAAATGGCTAGCGAATTACTTGAGGTTATAGTATTTAAGAAAAGACACGACTTGATTAGGAACGGATTTGGATTAAGTGATGATGATATAGAAATAAAAGATTTAACTTTCCTTGAAGGAAGTCAGTATATTTATAGATTTAGTTTTGATGTAGAAATGAACTGGCGAGAATCAAGCGAAAGAACTAGAGAATTAATAAAAGATGTAGAAGTAAGAACGGAGGTAAATAATGGCTAG